The following are encoded in a window of Acipenser ruthenus chromosome 26, fAciRut3.2 maternal haplotype, whole genome shotgun sequence genomic DNA:
- the LOC117430838 gene encoding regulator of cell cycle RGCC-like, whose translation MASEKYSKVENEFEDLLKEFDDVMEDFETHTPKRNYDQHLKQAKKDSATSMGDSAFNESVDSGNSSPGSSLNNSEENLTIAEVMTPSKAKLGDTSNLESYIENLDRVLAEMWND comes from the exons ATGGCGTcagaaaaatattcaa aGGTAGAAAACGAATTTGAAGACCTACTGAAAGAATTCGATGATGTGATGGAGGACTTTGAAACGCACACTCCAAAGAGAAATTACGATCAGCATTTGAAACAAGCGAAAAAAGACAGTGCCACCAGCATGGGCGACAGCGCATTTAACGAGTCAGTCGACA GTGGCAATTCCTCCCCTGGTAGCAGTCTAAACAACAGTGAAGAAAATCTGACTATAGCCGAAGTGATGACACCTTCAAAAG caAAACTTGGAGACACAAGTAACCTGGAAAGCTACATTGAAAACCTAGACAGAGTATTAGCTG AGATGTGGAATGACTAA